GGAGCTTGTCGCGCGCGCTTTGCACCGACATAGCCCACGCGCGAACGGTCCGTTCATCGCGCTGAACACCGCGGCCATTCCGAAGGATCTTCTGGAATCCGAACTGTTCGGTCACGAGCGCGGCGCGTTCACGGGCGCGCAGGCCATGCGTCAAGGCCGCTTCGAGCAAGCCGAGAACGGCACATTGTTTCTCGACGAAATCGGCGACATGCCGTTCGATCTGCAAACGCGCCTGCTGCGCGTGCTCTCCGACGGGCAGTTCTATCGCGTGGGCGGTCACAACCCGCTGCGCTCGAACGTGCGCGTGATCGCGGCCACGCACCAGAACCTCGAAACGCGCGTGCGTCAGGGCTTGTTCCGCGAGGACTTGTATCACCGTCTCAACGTGATCCGGCTGCGTTTGCCCGCGTTGCGCGAACGCAGCGAGGACATTCCGCTGCTCACGCGTCACTTCCTGCAAAAGAGCGCGCGCGAGTTGGGTGTGGAGCCCAAGCGCGTGTCGGACGAAGCGCTCGTGTACATGTCGTCGCTGCCGTTTCCGGGCAACGTGCGTCAGCTCGAAAATCTCGCGAACTGGCTCACGGTGATGGCGCCCGCGCAGACCATCGAGATCAAGGACCTGCCGCCCGATCTCGTGCCTGCGCACGCGGCGGTCGGCGAGGCCGCCACGCTGATCGAATCGTCGGCCGCAAACGGCGTCGTGCCGCTCGCGGGCGTGACGGCGGGCGTCAACGGCGGGCTGGGCGTGCCGCCGGGCGTGAGCGCGGCGGGCGGCGTGATCGCGGGGGCGGCGGCCTTCGGTGCGGCGCAGGCCGGCAACGGCGTGGCGGGCGCGCTGAGCGTGTGGGAAAGCGGCCTGCGCACCGAAGTCGCGCGGCTGCTGCGCGAGAACAGCGCCGACGTCATGGACGAACTCTCGCGCCGCTTCGAGGCCGCCGTGATTCGCGAAGCGCTCGACTTCACGCGCGGCCGCAAGGTCGAGGCGGCGGAGCGTCTCGGCATCGGCCGTAACACCATCACGCGCAAGATCCAGGAACTCAACCTGGAATGAGCGCGACGGCTCGGGCGGCGCTCCTCGCAAGCGGGGCGCGCCCGGCCGCGTCGCGAACCCCGGCATCGAGCGAGCTTGCGCGCAAAGCGCGGTTCGAGGTGCCGGGCGCGTACAAGGCATAATCGACGTTGTTCTTCTGTCGACGATCGATCATGCCCGTGACTTCCCCCTGGCCCGCCGAGGCCGATCCGTTCCTTTCCCTCGAAGTGC
The Paraburkholderia acidisoli genome window above contains:
- the ntrC gene encoding nitrogen regulation protein NR(I) → MKPIWIVDDDQSIRWVLEKALARENFATRSFSNVREAASALDHDSPQVLVSDIRMPGGSGLELLQTVRERVPGLPVIIMTAFSDLDSAVAAFQGGAFEYLAKPFDVDKAVELIRRAVDESMRGEQQWDERPAETPEMLGQAPAMQDMFRAIGRLSHSAATVLITGESGTGKELVARALHRHSPRANGPFIALNTAAIPKDLLESELFGHERGAFTGAQAMRQGRFEQAENGTLFLDEIGDMPFDLQTRLLRVLSDGQFYRVGGHNPLRSNVRVIAATHQNLETRVRQGLFREDLYHRLNVIRLRLPALRERSEDIPLLTRHFLQKSARELGVEPKRVSDEALVYMSSLPFPGNVRQLENLANWLTVMAPAQTIEIKDLPPDLVPAHAAVGEAATLIESSAANGVVPLAGVTAGVNGGLGVPPGVSAAGGVIAGAAAFGAAQAGNGVAGALSVWESGLRTEVARLLRENSADVMDELSRRFEAAVIREALDFTRGRKVEAAERLGIGRNTITRKIQELNLE